Within the Longimicrobiaceae bacterium genome, the region GCAGCATCGGCAGGACGCTGTCGATGCCCAGCGGCGTGGGTCCGTCGTCGAACGTGAGCGCGACGACCTTCTCGCGCGTCTCCACCCGCGGCACGATCCGCCCGAACGTCTGCCACGTCCGCGAGCTCACCAGCGTGTACGCGCCGATGAGCAGCAGGCACACGCCCGCGGCGGCGGTGAGCGCGACGATCCAGCGGTGCGAACGGAAGAAGCGCATTCGGTAGATGCGGGGGATCGGGAGATGCGCGGCGTGGGGTGAGTGTACGCACCTCCGCCACGTCCGACAACCGTCCGCCGATGCGTGACTGTGGCCGAGCAGCGGATGCGCGGCCTCGGATCAACCGCAGCTCCCGTTGCTGCCATGCACGCTCATCGACCGCCCACATCGCGAATCGGAGGATGCGGCCCCGTGACGATGCACGCTCGGTTGACGCGGCTTCGGGGCGGCGGGTATGATTCGCGCTCCATCGACCAGCGCCGTCGATCATCACAGCCGCGCGAGCGGCTTTTCGCCGTACATCTGCCGAGCCTTGAGCGAATCCGCGTATCCACCCGGCGAAGCCCCCGCCGACCCGCCGCCCATCGTGATCCTCTCCGAGCCGGAGGCGGAGCACGCGACGGCGGCCGAGGCGCAGAAGCCCGTCGTTCTGCCGCCGCCGGTGCGCCCCATCTGGCAGCACGTGATGCTGGCGACGTTCACGCTGGGGCTGTACCAGATCTACTGGTTCTACATCACCTGGCGCTACCTGAAGAACGTCCACGGCGTCCGCGCAACGCCGGTGCTGAGGGCGGTCCTCGGCCACATCTTCGCGTACAGCCTCTTCCGGCACCTCTTCGCCCTGGCGCGCGAGCGGGGCTATCCCGAGTCGCCGCCGGCGGGCCCGCTGGCCGTGGCGTACGTCGTCCTGCTGCTGCTCGGGCGGCTTCCCGGGCCCGCCAGCCTGGGTGCGCTCTCGAACGTGCTGG harbors:
- a CDS encoding DUF4234 domain-containing protein produces the protein MSESAYPPGEAPADPPPIVILSEPEAEHATAAEAQKPVVLPPPVRPIWQHVMLATFTLGLYQIYWFYITWRYLKNVHGVRATPVLRAVLGHIFAYSLFRHLFALARERGYPESPPAGPLAVAYVVLLLLGRLPGPASLGALSNVLALLPAFEAANFIWSHDAPEVPPRTGFTLPETMAMSFGAAMIFTTILAYLDPSLAAAR